In Lysinibacillus sp. 2017, the DNA window TCTTGATAATTGTAAATGCGATGCCCTGAAGAAGGATTCTTTTCTGGTCGTAATAAACCAATTTCATCATAGTAATGTAAAGTAGGAATAGGTATTCCTGTTTTTTCTGAAAACTCCCCAACGGAAAACTTGTTATTGTTATTCATCAAAATTCCTCCTAACAAAAGTATAAGTTCATTATAAAACCTCAAGTAACTTGAGGTTCAAGGGATAAATTTGAAATTGATATATTGTCACAATGAGCGGTTCAATCACTAAAATAAAGAAACCTTCCATTGTCATTAAAACAACCTTCTTTCATAAGTATCTTGTTTATTATTATTACAACTATTGTAATTTTATATTTAAATTCCTATAAAGTGAAGTCGAGTGTTGTTAAATATTTCAAAATATAACTTAGGAAGCATACAAATAAAATCTAATAAACGTTCAATGCCACTTAGGGAATGTTTTTTCACTATTCAATAAAAAGCAGGTCAATGTAAAGATATCTTTACATTGACCTGCTTTTATTATAATATACATGTAAAGATATCTTTACTTTTTTGTGGAGGTGCAAATTTGAAAGTAATTAATCACATCAAAGAAATCCGATTAAAAAAAGGCATTACACAAGTACAAATGGCAGAGGATTTACAAATCACTAGACAAACTATAAATGCAATTGAAAAAAACAAGTATAATCCTAGCCTTGAGTTAGCACTAAAACTGGTGAAGTATTTTGATGTACCGATTGAACAGTTATTTTATTTAGATGAAATGGAGGGGAAATAAATGTCACCTAAGAAGTTGCAAATAATTACTTGGATTGTAATTATAGGGTGTTTTTTGATAGGTGGGTTATTGGGGATTTATTTGATAGGAAAAGAAACAGGGCGATTTAATTATGACTTATTATTGCCAATTTGCCTTGGTACATTTGGTGGTTTTCTAATTTTTATCGTATTTTCAAAGTTCAAGCAAAAAAGAAATGGAAATGTGCCAGATATTGATGAGCGTAGTGTGTCATTAATTCAGAAGTATTTTTTGATTGCACTTTATGTTATTTTATTGGCTAGTGGTGCTGCGTTACTCATTGCCTATTCACTGGGAATCGAATATATCGAAACAGGTTTATTAATTTTCTGTTTGTTCGGTTTGTATACTATACTTGGTCTAGGTACTTTAGTAGTGAAAAGATTATAAAATGATAATCTAATTTAACATAGTAAGTTCTCTTCAACCATGCGGCACGATTGTTGGAGAAGCGTCATTAAATTCAAAGTTCTTAGTTCATTAAAGATTTATAAAATATGCAGAATCATACAAAATAACGTTTCCAAATTAAAGTTAGGTAACCAATAACCATGTCTAACTTTTAGGGGTCACTTCATTTCCGGATGGTTGGCGTCTATAGCGTTTATTCTTGCTCCATTCAGTATTCTTATTAATTTATTTATAGGGGTATTCAGAATGTTTGACTTATTCTTCTCACTTGGTCTTTGTGGAATTGGAATATTTATAGCGATGGGGATGTTCGTCGCAACAAAAGCTCTAACTAAAGGATTTATTCGCTATTTGAAATTTAACATTACTTTTGTGAAGGGTGGTTTGAAGCATGGGTAAAAAATTATCAATCCTTGCGTTGCTTCTTTTACTAATTGGCGGTATCGGCAGTTTCATTACGTTTTCCCAAACCAATCAAGAAGAAACCACGACAGAGAAAACAGTGAGTTCTGATATGGTGAAAGAGGTCTACATTCAAACGGACAATGCAACTGTAGAAGTTCTTCCTACTTCGGATTCAGAAATTAAAGTAGAGCATGTAACAAAAGGTGTGGATGTTTCTAAGTTGGATTTTAATGCCGAAGTAAAAGGGAATAAGCTTACCATTAGATTAAAAGAGCGCAACAGTAGTTTCAGCATTGACTTTAATATTCAATCCTCTCATTTATACGTTTATGTCCCGCAAAAATCGTATTCTTCCTTTGTCGTCGATAATGATAATGGAAAAGTGAAAATGTCAGAGCTGAATATAAAGAATTTGAAAGTGAAAACGGATAATGGTCGTATTGAATTAAATAAGATTGTAGCAGAAAACGTTGACGTAAAAAGTGCAAATGGCAAGTTGGAGCTTAATGATGTAGAAGGAAATCTCAAGGGTTCCTCAAATAATGGTAAAATATCGCTCACTACAAAAGACTTAGATCGGAACATACAATTAGAGAGCGACAATGGTAAAATTACGATTAAAACGGATAAGGAACCGACTAATACCACCTTTAAAATATCTGCAGACAATGGGGAAATCAATATTCTCGATAAATATCAGGGGAATGCAGTCATAGGAAAGGGAGAAAATCTAGTTGATCTAGAATCGAATAACGGCAAAATCGAAGTGATAAAATAAAAAGAGGATTGTAGAGAGAATGTAAATCGTCGGATTTATAAAAAAGCCTGATTATATGCTATTTTCCGCCGTTAAAAATGGTATAATGACTAGATGACATAATTAGTTAGAGGAAGATGACCAATGACATTTGAGGAAATTTTACCGTGCTTAAAAAATGGAGAGAAAATTATTCGTAAAGGCTGGGGCGGAGCAGAGCTATATGTAAAGTATGTGCCGCAAACGACATTAGATGGTTTATCGATGAACCCGTATTTTGTTATTAATGTGACAGGTGAAGGCTATACGATGTTTACACCAACAGTATGTGATATTTTAGCGGACGATTGGGAAGTCGTAACAGCGTAATACTAAGAGCTGACTTGTATCTAGCAGGTCAGTTCTTTTTATGGAGGATAAATAAATGAATAATCGTTTTGAAAACAACGTAGTACTTGTAACGGGAGCTGCATCTGGTATTGGACGAGCGCAGGTGAAGGCATTTTTACAGGAAGGTGCTAAAGTAATAGGAATTGACATTCAGAAAAGCGATGTCGTGGAGGAAAGCTACTCGCATTTTGTAGGGAGTGTGACGGATCAGGAATTCCTTGAGCAAACAATTGCACAAATCGAACAAATAGATATTTTATGTAATACGGCAGGTATGCTAGACGGCTATGCGAAATCACTGGAAACGGATGAAGCTCTTTGGGATCGTATTTTTAATGTGAATGTAAAAGGTATGTATTTCGTGACGAATGCAACGCTGAAAAAAATGCTACCACGTAAGCAAGGCATCATTATTAATATGGCTTCCATTGCTGGTCTTATTGCAGGTGGTGGTGGTGCAGCATATACAGCTTCTAAGCATGCTGTTATAGGTTATACAAAGCAGCTGTCGTACGATTATTGTCGAGACGGGATACGTGTAAACGGCATTGCCCCTGGAGCAATTGAAACGCCGATGAATGCTGCAGATTTTGAAGGGACTGGCGAGATGGCGAAATGGGTTGCTGAGCAAACACCAGCAAAACGTTGGGCAAAGCCTGAGGAAGTTGCGAACCTTACGTTATTTTTAGCAAGTGAAGCAAGCGATTATATGCACGCAACGATTATGCCGATAGATGGCGGCTGGATGAACAAGTAAAGATGAATATTGCCATTATTTACTTTTTCCTTCATAATAGAAAGGTGCAAAAGCACACTATGGCACTTTGGCAGAGTACTAGCACTCTTGCTCCTTTGGTCATAGTTATTAGTAAAATAGCAAAAAGCTATTTTATAAAGGAGGAAATTTAAATAATGGCAACTTCTGTTTCAACGTCACGTGTTAGCGTGCATGAAACGGCTAAGGTGGCTATCATTGCTTCGCTTTATGTGGCAGTGACACTTGTTTTAGCTGTGATTAGTTTCGGTGCTGTTCAATTAAGACTATCCGAAATGTTTAACTATTTAGCACTTTTCCATAAACGTTATATTATGGCGGTAACGCTTGGCGTAGTTATCGCAAATTTCTTATCACCGATGTGGTGGGTTGATGTACCGGTAGGTGGTATTGCGACATTCATTGCATTGATGATTTGTCGAATGCTAACAAAAAATATGAAAAGCTTGGTGTGGAAATTGATTGTAACCGGCATAATTTTTACAGCCTCGATGTTTACAGTAGCTGCACAAATCACGATCATATTTAATGCACCATTTTGGCCAACATATGGCATGGTAGCAGTCGGTGAAGCCTTTTCAATGCTAGTAGGTGGCATCACAATTTATTTATTACAGAAGAAAATTGATTTTACTAAATAACAGCTCCAGCCTCGCAAATTTAAGCGGGGCTTTTCTATTGGGCTTATATAATACTATTTTAAAAATAGTTAGAAACCCGAATCAGTATTTGATGAATCAATATGCAGCCATCTAGGGTGCATGTTACTGGGATTTTTACATAACATGAATTAACACGATTCTGGAGGATTCCAATGCAGTATTTACCTATTATTCTTTCTTCTCTTTGTACAGGCTTAGGCGCCATTCCTGTTTTGTTAATTAAAAACGTTTCCCATAAAGGAAAGGATACATTGCTCGCTTATACAGCAGGCATAATGGTTGCCGCTTCCGCCTATGGTTTAATTCCATCTGCTCTCAAACTATCGAACATTACTGTATTGGTTATAGGGATACTGATCGGTACGTTTGTCCTCACGCTATTAGAAAGTATAATTCCACATGTTGATTTAGAGCATTCACGTAAACCGGCGACTAATTCGAGAGCAATCGTTTTGTTTTTAGTTGCCATGTCTTTACATAACTTGCCTGAGGGTTTATCAGTCGGTATTAGTAATGTACGCAATGGACAGGAGTTGGGGGTACTTGTTGCGATTGCAATTGGACTTCAAAATGTACCAGATGGCTTTTTAGTTGCCCTGTTTTTAGTGACACAAAATGTGAAACGTAGTAAGGCCATTTTTTTGGCTACCTTGACAGGAATCATTGAAATGTGTGCTGGATTAATTGGTATATTATTTGGAGAATCGTTTGAATATATTGTCCCTTATGGCCTTGCTTTTGCTGCAGGTTCAATGCTCTTTGTTGTTTATAAAGAATTAATTCCAGAGAGTCATGGAGATGGCAATGAAAGAGCAGCAACAATCGCCTTCATTTTCGGCTTTCTGACAATGGTGATTTTAACGGATTGGTTTCGATAACAATATTAATCTCCCCAATAATTTTCCATTAAAGAGATGGACCAATTCGGTTGTCTTACTTCACCTTTAGGTAGGAATTCCTTCATTACTGGCTTCATGTCGATAATGGGCGTTCCATCTATTGCATCTAATCCTTTAACAATTAAAGCCCGCTCTTTAACGTCAACCAGTTCAACCATAGTTACGCCCAATTTATTTGGTCTATTTTTTCCCCGTTGAACGAAGATCCCAACCTCAGGATATGCTTGATTGTTTCTTGGATGTCTTGCTTCATATTGAATTTGATGATCGGATACTTTATCAAAGTAAAAAATGATTTCTAAATGCGAGAATTCATTGATACCTTTTAATGATGAAGTATTAATATTTTCTGCAAGTTCAATTGTTGATAAGATGGAACCCCAATTATCATCCGCAATCTCTTTTCGATTATTATTTACATAAGCTACGGGCTGGATTGAATACTGCATTTGCTGTTCCTCCTTATTTGAATAAAAAATCCCATTATTTTCATATTCATCATACCAACTACAATATATAAAAGATAATATTCATCTATTATATAGTGTCATAACTTTGTCTTATGGAGCAGCGGGGGAGAATGGGAAATTTTAAATCAAATAATTGTAACCTTTTCTAAACCTCAAACGAATAATGAGTGAACAGATTGAGGAGGGATAAGCTTGATTGATCGAAAGGACTTAGAATCGAGTATCGTTGAGATTTACCACAAACATTATTTAGACGTATTTCGATTTCTTATTTGTTTTTCAGGAAATCAAAACGATGCAGAGGACTTGACGCAAGAAGTATTTATTCGTGTATTAAAAAACTTACCAAATTTTAAAGAAGGCAACAATCTAAAGACATGGATCTTCTCCATCGCCAAACATGTAGCAGTAGACCATTATCGAAAAAAGAAGTTTACCGCTGTCTTTAAGGAAGGGTTTTTCACGCAATTAGAGTCTAAAGACAAAAAGCCTGATGAAGAGGTTGAAATTTCTGAAATGGAACAAATGGTGCATGCAGCGATTTCTAAATTAAAGCCAAAATATAGGGCGGTCGTCATTTTGCGCGGCATCAATGAATGCTCCATCAAGGAGACGTCGGAAATTCTACAATGTAGTGAATCAAAAGTGAAAGTAGATTACCACAGAGCATTGAAAGACCTGAAAGGAAAATTGAATATTGGCGTAGAGGGGGTTTTGACAAATGTTAAATGAAAAAGAACTATTTCAAATGATGAAAGAAACGTATCCTCAACATCCAAGTAAGGACTTTATTGCATCAACCGAAAAGAAGTTGAGACAAAAGGCAAGAGGTATGAAGCGAACGAGCAGTGTAAAAAGATTATCAGCTGTCACAAGCAGTATTTTACTTTTCGCAATCGTATTATCCTATATGCTTTTCTTTATAGAGGACAAGTCAATTACAACTATGTTTAGTCATGCTGGCAATGGATCGTCCGCCACTGCCATTGATGACAAAAATCCAGTAGTGTTTATTTACCACACACATAATCACGAATCATATTTGCCAGAACATAATATCACACAATTTGGCGAACCATTTAGCCCAACTAAAAATGTCACTTTAGTCGGAAAGGCTTTAAGTGAGGCTCTAAAGGAAAACAATATTAACAGTGTGTACAGTGAGACCGATATTTTCGAAATGCTACAGGAACAAAATTTAACTTTCAATGACGCCTATACCATTTCGAGGGAAGTTGTACAGGATGCCGTAAATAAATATAACAGCATTAAAATGGTTTTCGATATACACAGAGATTCCGAAAAAAGAACAACAACCACAATCAAGATTGACGGAATCAATTATGCAAGAATCGGGTTTGTTGTATCAAAGACAAGCGATAATTATGAAAAAAACAAAGCATTTGCCAACCGCATTCATGAAAAATTAGAGCAACTGTATCCTGGATTATCAAAAGGTGTTAGTGAAAAAGGTGTGAATCCTCGAAACACATATAATCAAGATGTCTATGATCAAGCCGCCTTGTTAAACATTGGTGGTGTTGAAAATACATTAGAGGAATCTTATAGAACTACTAATGCTTTAGCAAAAGCTATTAAGGAAATAATTCAGGAATTAAAAGAATAAAATTATGTTTGGGTAATCTTTGTCCCATAAAAATATAATGAGTTGTTGATCGACAAAGTTCAACAGCTCTTTTTACAGTTAGATACAATTTAAGTAGTTATTATAATTATCAAACAATCTTTGAAAATAAATTAATTTAGACTTCGAAAATTATGTAATAATAAGTAAAAAAGGAAGTGACTTGCTGTGGAAAAAAATTCGAAAAATCGATGGGATGACAGTCATCGTCCGTGGGCTCTACCGAATTTACCTTGGACGATGAAACAGACATGGAGCGATCTTTTATTTGCCCATTATCCAATTAAATTTGAAGCATTACGAAAGTTAGTACCTGAAGAACTGCCTTTGGATTCATATAATGATATGTGCTGGATTGGGGTTGTGCCGTTTCGTATGTCGGGAGTTAGGCTACGAGGATTGCCACCTATTCCGGGAACAGACCAATTTCCGGAGCTGAATGTACGGACCTATGTAGTGCTAAATGGTAAGCCTGGCGTGTACTTTTTTAGTTTGGATGCTGCCAACTGGCTTGCTGTACAGGGAGCTAAAACTCTCTATCATTTACCATATTGGTACTCTGAAATGGAAATCAAAAATAGTGGAACAACAACTATTGAATTTGAAAGTAAGAGACGAAAGGACACTGAAATTGAATTAGCGTGTAGCTATAGACCGATTTCAGAACCATTTCAAGCACCTATTGGGTCTTTCGAGGAATGGTTGGTCGAGCGTTACTGCTTTTATACGTTAAATTCCTCAGGTGTACCACTACGTTGCGATATTTTACATGAGCCTTGGATATTACAAAATGCAGAAGCAGAATTTAAGCATAATTCGATACTGTCCAAGCAAGGAATTGCTGTTGAGAGTGATTTGCCTATACTGCATTTTGCAAAAAAAATAGAGGTGCGTGCTTGGCCATTGGTTCATCATTTCACGAATCGTTTTAGTATTTGAGGACAGAGATAGTTATCGCTTTAAGCTGGAAAATCTCAGGAGGGAGGAGTTTGTAATAATAGTAAATCCAATAGAATTCCATATTCGTAATTTAACCTATTCTTTAAGGTCAGCGAAACAAGAGGATGCGAAAAAATTGTCTGAAGTACGATTCCAAATCGATGGTGAAACAGAAAATATGGATAGGGAACAAGGGGAAGCGTACATAGATGAGGTTGGTTTTAAACAGTTAATTAAAGAAGACACAAAAAAATCTCATAATCTTTTTCTAGTCTGTGAAGTAAGCGGTAGTATAGTAGGCTTTTCAAGGTGTGAAGGCAATGAGTTGAAAAGAATGGCTCATAAAGTGGAGTTTGGTGTTTGTGTACTAAAGGATTTTTGGGGCTATAGCATTGGTACGAACTTGTTAAAGGAATCTATTAAATGGGCTGATGCTAACGATATTAGAAAAATGACTTTAAATGTACTCGAAACCAATGAAAAAGCCATCATGCTGTATAAAAAGTTAGGGTTTGAACAAGAAGGCGTACTAAAAAATGATAGGCTACTATCCGATGGGAATTATTATAATACAGTTGTCATGGGAAGATTTAATGAATAAATTAAACAGCAGGCTTCATGGGGAATAGAATACTACAAAATGAGGAAAGGCTTTTTGCGCATATTATACAGATGGAAAATGAAATTTCATTAATCACCAGCATTATTCCGCAAGCGGGCTATTTTGCGGAATAAATTATGCTAAACAAGGGAGATTCTAATATGGATTTAGCTTTGGAAATCGCTCTACCTCTTATAATAGTAGGTGGAATTGCTGTATTCGTAGTGAAAAGAATGGAGCGCAAACTTAAGAAAGGCACCTTGGGTAAGAAAAATTCAAAAGGTGCTCAAATTTTATTAGATAGTTTAATACCGCTGGGAATGGTAATTGGTTATGTTGTTGGGATACTCCTTAGCATATTTTCTCCAATCTCTTTACTTTCTGCAATTAGTTTAGGAGCTGGATTCGGTTTGTTATTTGGATACTTTGCTTATGAAATTTATAGCAAAAAAGAGTATATGATTCCTTTAATTCTTTCGTTAGGATCAATGGCATTCCTATATTTATTGGGGTTTATATTCGATATAGATTTTCTTGTATTTAAGATTACACCTTCAAGTACTGAAGTTGCCCTCTTACCAATCATTATTGGTTTATTAATAGCGTTTATTGGTGACAAAATAGTCGATTCTAAATCAATAAAAAGAGAAAATTAACATTTGTGATATTCATTATGGGTATTTAAAATATGGATTATTATATATAAGGAACATAAGTTTTTGTTTTATGAAGGGGAGAATGAATGATGTGGAAAGCATTAGAATGTGTTGCAATTTATACAGAAGACATTGAAAAGTCGGTAAAGTTCTATCAATCATTAGGGTTAACAAAATCTTGGGAAACATTTCAAGACGAAGAAAAACAATGGACACTGGTTGGCATGAAATTTCCTGATGGTAATTCAGAGTTAGTATTAAAGAATAACCCCAATTTGAATTTTATTGAAGCGGAAATTGTTGTTGAAGACGTTCGGGAGGCTTACAAAAGATTAAAATTAAATACTGAAGTGCAGTGGATTCGCACGCCTTTCCCTAATTCTTTAGGTGGTCATGTTGCTGTAATGCAAGCACCAGATGGAAATGTGTTTGTTTTAGTAGGTAAATAATAAGAATAAATCTGTTGAAGTGTAGTTACTTATTTACTTCGTTAAGGATTAGGGATATTTCCCACTACAATTAACGACCCAGTTTAATTTAAGATTCAAACTTAGGGGTGATAAAAGTGTCTATAAAAGGTCTTAATCATTTACTATTTTCAGTTACTGATTTAGAAGATTCAATAGAGTTTTATCATAAAGTTTTTGATGCTAAATTGTTAGTAAAGGGTAAAAAAACTGCTTACTTCGATATAAATGGTATGTGGCTTGCTCTGAACGTAGAGAAAAATATACCCCGTAATGAAATAAGCCAATCCTATACACATATTGCCTTTTCAATAGAATACTGCAAAATGAGGAAAGACTATTTGATTTTATTCGAGAGATGGAAAGTAAAGTTGCATTAATTGCCAGCATTTCTAGTTCTCCCTATCTCCTAGCTAAAGCGGGCGTGTTAAAGGGTAAAAAATATACAGTCGGATTGACGGAACAAGCACGTGAGACGTTAGGGATTTTTGAACGTGAACATTATTCGGATAATCTCGTAGTCCAAGATGGTAAATTAATTACTGCTACAGGGAGTGGGTTTATACAGTTTGGAACATTAATAGGAAAAGCATTGAACCTTTCTTTTGATGAAAGATGGTACCAAGGTTAAATGCTGGTGGAAAAATCCTTTATAGAAAGGTGAGTTTATGAGCATAGGTAGAGAGTATTTGAGAACAGTTCTTCAACGCTTTACAGAAGCAAAAATAACGGCCGAAAAAGCAATTGAGCAATTAACGGAAAGTGAATTGTTTTGGACTCCTGATGAAGAGTCTAATAGTATTGCGATTATTATCAAACATATGAGTGGAAATATGGTTTCTCGTTGGACTGATTTTTTTACAACAGATGGGGAAAAACCGGACCGTAATCGGGATGAAGAATTTGTAGGAGATTTTCATACGAAAGATCAGGTTATGGAACTGTGGAACCTTGGTTGGACTACCTTTTTAACGTCATTAAAAGACATTGACGAAGAACACCTGTTAAAAACAATTACGATCCGAAATGAGTCGCATTCAGTGATAGAAGCAATTGAACGTCAAATGTACCATTATTCTTATCATATTGGGCAAATCATTTATATAGCCAAACATTTAAAATCAAGTAATTGGCAATCATTAACGATTCCTAAGAAATCCAAGAAGGACAATGTAACTAAATCCGGACTGTAAGCGTAACTAGATAAGCTTCTGTCCAAAATTCTAATTTATAGCCGTCGTTTACTAAACTTTGCTTTATTCATCATTCGATAATTTCGCATACTAATATATAGGTTCCATCCAAAATAGTAACTCAGTTTTTTTGTTCAAGTTCTTCTCCTAAAATTTTCGCTATTTTCTCAATGAGGTGATGCCAATTTAAGTTCTCTCTTGCAAAGTTTTGAATTTCCTCACATGTTACTTTAAGCAATTCTTCCTGTTCTGACACTTCTTTAAGTGACTCAGTAAAGAAGGGCCAATTGTATATAGGATGGATTCTTCCCCATCTTTGATTTTTCGTAATATCAATTGCACCATCTATATCCGTCAACATGAGATAACATCCGTTTTTTGCAGCTTCCGCTAATACGTGGGCATGACATTCAACCTTTGATGTAAGACAAAATATTTTAGCTTGTCGATATTCGGCCTCTAATTTAAGCTTGTCAAAGATAGGTCCTAAAATTTTAACCTGATTCGAATACGGACTAGCAGAAACAACATCTATTAACTGTTTTTTAAATTCATCTGACATGGCACCAACTAAACGAAGCTCCCAATCCGGAAGCCTGGCATTCAAAAAAGCATGTACGGTCATCATTACTTGTTTATCCGGTGAATCCAATCGACCGACAGTTAAAATTATATTTTTCTTTTCATCATAAGACACCGCTTCTGTTGGGGAAAAATCATAATACCCATTTGGAATATGGTGAATTTTCCTTTGATATTTTTCCTCAAGTATTTTTACAATGGGTGTACATTCTGCTGATACAAAATCACAATGCTGAAATAGGTGATTTAAATAATTGGGTGAATCTACTAAACGATTTAACCAATAGCGGTTCATATCCAATTTTAAATACGTTTTTCCATTTGGGTTGTTCTTTTTGTATGTCTCTAATAGTTGCAAATAAGAAGGATAAGCCCCAAAGGCAAAGGTAATATCGATTTCGTTCGCATGGTCTTGTAAATATTGATTCATATTTATTTCATAATTATCCTGAAAAGCGATAAATTCAAAATTGATACTTGGAAAAGTTTCCTTTAACTTTTCTTGATTTATTTCCGTCGTAATTAGAACATCATAGCCTAAATAATCCCCTAACAAGATAGGAATTAAGCAAATATCTTTAAAAATATATTGATCACCTAATGTATGCCCATCCATACTGAGTAACGCAATTTTTTTCATGAAATTTCCCCTCCATAGTATTTTCTGTCCCCTTACAATATGATAGTTTTCATGTACAAATTAGGTTCCATTCTTACACATTTTCCCTATATATGTCCCAACCAATCTTACTTCCTATACATATATATAGTACGGGAGGGAAATGTAATGATTTCAATTAGTTTATGTATGATTGTAAAAAATGAAGAAGAGGTAAT includes these proteins:
- a CDS encoding glycosyltransferase family 4 protein; this translates as MKKIALLSMDGHTLGDQYIFKDICLIPILLGDYLGYDVLITTEINQEKLKETFPSINFEFIAFQDNYEINMNQYLQDHANEIDITFAFGAYPSYLQLLETYKKNNPNGKTYLKLDMNRYWLNRLVDSPNYLNHLFQHCDFVSAECTPIVKILEEKYQRKIHHIPNGYYDFSPTEAVSYDEKKNIILTVGRLDSPDKQVMMTVHAFLNARLPDWELRLVGAMSDEFKKQLIDVVSASPYSNQVKILGPIFDKLKLEAEYRQAKIFCLTSKVECHAHVLAEAAKNGCYLMLTDIDGAIDITKNQRWGRIHPIYNWPFFTESLKEVSEQEELLKVTCEEIQNFARENLNWHHLIEKIAKILGEELEQKN